DNA sequence from the Vanessa tameamea isolate UH-Manoa-2023 chromosome 21, ilVanTame1 primary haplotype, whole genome shotgun sequence genome:
CGGGATACTTCGGATGGGCACATTCGTGTCCCCAAGAGGTAACTCCAATTATGACACCTTGGTGAAGAAGAGGTCCCCCTGAGTCGCCTTGGCAGGCATCTTTGCCACCAACGCCCAATATACCAGCGCATACCATTTCCGATGTTACGTCAGGAACTTCATGTTCGCCTAGCAGAGCCTGTAGTTCAGCGTAATTTGCTCTGCAGATATCATGGTTGACTTTTTTTACATCAACTTGTTGAAGGATTACTGATGGTTCACCATCATGCTGTGgaagaaatattgtattaatttattttaggatcCAATGTATTTTCAGAGCGCGCTAATCGATTTAATATCGTATCatcataaataactttaaaactttagtataaaaaaaaacgcagtTTGTTTATACTGTTAAAAACTGACGACGAATGGTCATTACTGTAAGAAAATACTAAACAATGTAACATAACGTACTTTATAAACGTAACGTGGTTGGCGGCATATAATCGTGTGAGCTGTGTGAGTGTATGAGATGGTCAATCTTGGCCAGTGTGGGATCGTATAAGTCACTGTCACTCATGGGAGTGACAGTGACTTTTACGATCTGGCTACCATTCATTGAATAGTTTCCGAAAATGTTAAAAAGAGCAAGTAAACATGAAACTAATTAAGCCTacgcaaaataaaacattttagacaTCTTTATGGCATTGaaactgttaataaaaataaaaatgaatatgacTAGGTTGTCATACTTCAAGTACGCCCCATCCGGCAGCAGTGACGGTAGTGTTATCTGCGACGATGTAGTTGGGTCCAGCGATTGGAGCAACAGCAACGCGGTTGGACAGTATGGCGGGGGTGGCGAGTTTCAGTATAGCAATGTCGTGATATAATTTAGGCCAACTGTATCCGGGATGCTTAACCCAATTATCGACTCTATATCGTTGACCGCCAAACCAGCTCAGTGACGAGCCAAGTCGCACTCGTAAATGATTAGAAGGTAGAAGGTTGTTGctgtaaaataaaagatttgtcTGAACAAAACTTGACAACCctacttaaatgttttttttttaagattttaatcatatcaaaatatttaaagaaagccGATCCGGTTTCATTCGTGACGACAGTTGAGAAAGCTATAAAATACGCCAATCCTATCATCCGAGAAATAAGTACGaatcttattcaaatatttaaagcattaaTGCCATTTTTTCCTGATTACTAAGTACTCATGAGCTACTCAGTAAAAATGAGTCAAAGCGTACTAAACCAttctcttatttattataagtagttTTCGACACATTCATAATGTTAGTAGAAGGGAGTAGGAAAGACTGGCattcaatgtaatataataaaccaTTTGATTATtgggtaatatatttaaaaataatggaatgtatgtatattcccAGTATAAGTGCTTGGAGAAAATACGTTTACCAATTAATGGAAACAGCCTTAATATCTAAATCtaagaaaaaatgttatttttcgaCTTACAAGAAACAGTGGGCTGCCGTGAGGACGGCTCTGGTAGTAATAAGAGATCCACCGCAGAAGGgtctaaaaattaattgaatgtgaTCTTCACGAGATACTAAAATGACAGCCATAAAGGGGTAATCTTCTATATTTGCATCAGATCCTCCAACAATACGCTGGTCAAGTGCGCCTGTTGCCGATTCTTCAACAATACGCGGAGCAATTGCGTTTGGTGCCGCTGTCAAACGAAATATGAGAAGTTGCTGttaataatgtgatattattaattaattaagtaatttatttatttagtgaaaTATTTACACCATCAAATTATCACtcaacacttaaaattaacaactggTATATgtaggtaacattcaaagtgatacgtctttaacgaacaacattgaccttcaaaaatataaaccaaacgaacctatataaaatatcaaatcaaattattattttaataactaaattatattatttactacaaaagtatatttatttcgaggcgtttttattgaattactgtcagtcattttgatgacgtcatattgataaaaacaacagttgGGTATGTAGGACCGGCtctcattcaacgttaacaggtacaaatatttggtgtttttgcgaaaataatgaattcgttaaaaaatgaaacgaagaaattaaaaaataactaataataggTACTCACCGACGGCAGCACCAACGAGAGCTAACACTGTTATTAGGTACATTGTATACCGTTTAATTGTCGAATTCTAGTTCGGCGACTTTTTATATCCTTAATAATCTTCGTCATTATCATTATCTGCAAACGATAAACTTATTATTGAATtacatgttaaattttattttgcttcctatttaaacctttttttttcacGCAGTGTTACCCTTCAGGAAGGTTCCCGGGTATTTGGGGCGGGACGGGTTATGTGGTATCTTTAATCACTTATACCAAAGAAGTTCCACTCTCTCACTAAAAATTGGAGTAAAGTAGTAGCTAATCTACTGCCTTACGTTCGGTATCTGAGAGAGAGAGAACCGATCCCTTGCATGCCTTTATAGATCCCATAGAGGTTATTACGTAACTGACAGACTCGTTGAGCACATGCTAACTAGCTACATATTCCTCAGAGATCGTGATTCTTGGCCATTTTACTGTCCACCACATCAATGGCTTGGACCACGCACCATTTATCATGCTGGTTACAGACTTACCCTTTTCTTGATTTTGCTTTAGCCTATGATCTAAAACACCTGTAGAGGATGTAGAGGATCATACACTTttcctgttggaccttctgctgaatCTCATCCGGAGATTTCTGTCGATCCCACACTGGGCTCTTTGGATTACTATCTCTTCCGGAGTATAGTTGGCACTACTCGTCTTCGGCGTCGCATTCCATTTATAGGATTCACGTATCAAATGGAGTATCAAGGTTGTCGGTTGTCTATTTACTTCACGAATGATATTCGAActaaattcttacagaatcgcactgcataTGATGGATGACTTGAGTAGCtaatagaaaaagtaaaaaGGCGGATgtaaatgtaacataaaaaaaaaatcatacaaaatgCTACAAAATTTCAACTTCTAAGTTTTTTTTAGCTATGAGATCATCATTCCATTTACAAGTTGCCGATAACTTAAATCACTACTCGATAAGGAGCTTTAATATATCACGCGCTGATATTATAATCACTGTGATGTGATTTTTAATTATccgctataatttttttgtcagaTGTAGCTGAACCGATGACTATCGCATATCTATCGATATGCGTTACTGGAGTAGTGCTTAACGGAGAAGAAGGAACTATCGTGTTGCTTTATCTATGTATACTTACACCCTTTTTAATATCacgaattatttctttattatattatatttgtagcaTCGTCTTGTTTAGGTACATTCccgttaaatatatatgtgattgtgcgttttgaattttattgagaatatatttacagcttttttattgttatcattgTAACTATTCACAGACAAACTGTTCgtgcttttgttttatttgatttgagttattttaatgtgtgtCCCTGTTTTATATTGCCATGCgctatctttattaatattgttaacgcAAAAATTTGAATGTATGGATGCTTTTTACTCGATCACAAAATAATAACTGAAcggatttgaattaaatttggcacagagatagattatagtctggagTAGTATCATAAGTTACGTATTATCCCGTAAATGTAACTAATGCTGTAAAGAGAGATATTTTTGTCTCAGCATTTTTGAAATGCTTGTTGCGCAATACAAATCCCAAGGTCCTGAAAGACATACTTACTATGTCgtcaatatgtaaattaaatctcAATTTAGTATCCAATATGATACCTAGATCTCGAATATGTTCATCTTCCGATAGCGTATTTCCATCGATTGAATAAGttctttcaaattatattatattcctacTGAACTTTATAACATAGTATTTTGCAGTATTGAAACTCATGCAATTTTTTTGACACCATAGTGCTACGTTGTTAAGATCATTTCGTAGACAGATGGCATCCGCTTCAGTGCAAGCACTTCTGTAAAGCTTGAGATCATTGGCGTATAAAAGGCATTTAGAGTGGCAGAAACAGGAGCGGATATCATTAATGAAGATATTGAAGAATAGAGACCTTGAATGACtccagaaaaagaaaaaatattttgaagagtAACCATTAATAACAACTATAGATTTTCTAGACTGAAGATAGGATATATTTTGTGTCGAAGGCCTTACTGAAATGAGTGTAGATAGCGTCAACGGAGTTTCAATCATCCATCGCCTCAAGAAGATCCTTGACAAAATATGTGAGATTAGGTGTAGTAGATCTTGTTTTCGAGAATCCGTGCTACTCCGGGGCAATGGTTGCTTTAAATTGTGAGAAGAAAATTGGATAGACAGCAAGTTCAAATAATTTGGAAAACAcagaaattattgttattggtcTAATGACACTACGATCTCCGTTTTTATAAAGAGGAATAAACAGAGCGTTTTTCTATTGCGATGGACAGATGCCAATGCTCAGAgaacagtttaaaatatatctaagcgGTTTTACTAAGTCCTCAGGACAACTTGTTACAAACATAGCTGGAATACCATCTGTACCTGCGCCTTTTGAACTGTCAAGTCTTTTAAGACCCTAAGGATTTGATCGGGTGTAAAGGATATTAAGCTCACACAGCTATTTGGGTATGATACCACAGGAAATGCCTGAGATGATTATGGCGAAGAGACGTTAGAATAAACAGATGAAAAGTGGTCAGCTAGGATTAGATATATCTATGCCTTTAGTTGCtacaaatgtattaaatgtCATTTCCGCTGGAGAAGTTCACcttttcttgctttttttttgttatgaccAACTTGGGATTTGATCGTCACGACTATGAATAGATTTAACATAGAGATTATAGATTCACTAATAGACAGCAACTCGATgtgttttttaagaatttcaaaCAATTAAACTGAGCCAAGTGATTCAAAGGTATTAAGACCACAAAGaagaatatttcatacaaaaacgaaaaatttattCAACTTAGAACagtacacaatattattaattttcaaaattgtactaccggttcggaatgataCACCTCAGCACTGAGAAGAATAGGCGAAATAAACTCGGCGGGATTTTtagttatcattataaaatcatCTCTTAATCTTCGTGATcttctgaatatattttatcttttatgttaaattgtttAACAATGATCAAAAAAGTTGTCATGAAACCAAatacctgaaaaaaaaacctCTATTTTACAAATGCTCTGTATCCCATGTAAGTAGTATTTGAatccttaaattatattatggacgattaaaaaaatatatttaaaatattaaaacaacacgTCACGTCACTAGTGTCTGAGAGATTACCTTAAtctggtaataaataaaatattacctttaaGTTCTTTTAGGCCagtcttttttatattgaaataaagttttagGAGCTTCTTAGTTTAAACAATAATGACATATATTACTACTATTAATACAGAAATGGCAGTCAAATAATGGCAATAATCGGATTTAGTGACTCCATTATGAACTAACAtcggttatttaaaaaatcaacttAAATTTACCGCAATTGTAATCGATCTCGTAAAGTCGAAGATACCGTGAGGACAGAACTTTGGCATTTGGAATTCATAGAAATCAAACAGCGCGGGTAGTTTCAATCGAGACGGCGTGCACATAAGTTTGCTTACGTTATTCAAAATTTTCTGAAACTAATAAGGTCCTTATACACGGAGAATgttttacaacaaaattaaagttatataatagtttaactatatattatatgctttGATTGAACAGTCAACCGTCTATACACACTGGCGTCgtcagaaattttaaccataccTTGCATTTCCAATGCGCGACAAATCTCTCGggactaagttgttatgtcccttgtgcttgtagttatactagccagtcaccctttaaaccggaatacaatattatacaataatgctgcggtagagtatatgatgagtggatgttacctacccagatgggctcgTACATGGCTCTGTAACCAAGTAAATACTGACATCAtcataatctaaatttatatcgataatattattcaaagtaCCTCTTCTTCCGTGCGTTGACAAGCTTCCACccaaataataacaatagctatttgatatataagccacatcattgttatatattcactttgtaaaaacatataaatggaCTGAACTGTAATAACAATGACTGGAGTcaattaacaaatattcaaatttaactgttgtttttaaatatgtcgGATTAAGATTGTACATAATCGAACGAGTTATAAATATTCTGAAGattatgtatttcaatttaaaaatgccGATCCATATAAATAATCCGATTATGAATAGACTGGCTGAATACCACCCCGTTCAGCTGAGGACTCTTCTATCCTATGAGGACCAAACATTAAAGACAACTCAACAAAACCATATTCTGTTCTGTGCAAAGTTAAATTGATAACGATAAAAAAGCTATAAACATAtccatcataaaattaaaaaagaaattatatacaCAGTAATAGATAGCCCTGAGTATGCTGGACGGGAATGTACCTGACAAAGACGATGCCATAATAAAGAAAGAATTCATGATATCAAAAACggtgtaaatatatatgagcAGCACAATCGTTCCTTCTTCTCCGTTAAACTCTACTACGGTAGTGCATATCGTTAGGTATGCGTTAAAGAGACGGTGAGTCAAAGCCTGTGCTGATGTAGTTGTCATTGGTTCAGCTACATCTGGCAAAAAAATACAGCAGTGATTTAGGTTATCGAGCACTTGTTAATAGAGGGACGATCTCatattaatgttgtaataaaatagatattttattgtattttaatgttgtaCCACCTTCTTTATTAGCTACTCAACTAATCAAACACCAACACGATTCTATAAGAATTAACTTCAATGAAcagtgtgtataccggttttcatgagtatGCTACTCAGAGGGCTCGATTCctgaccgagtcgatgtagaaaaagttcattaattttctatgttgtcttgggtctgggtgttt
Encoded proteins:
- the LOC113395502 gene encoding trypsin, alkaline C-like — protein: MYLITVLALVGAAVAAPNAIAPRIVEESATGALDQRIVGGSDANIEDYPFMAVILVSREDHIQLIFRPFCGGSLITTRAVLTAAHCFFNNLLPSNHLRVRLGSSLSWFGGQRYRVDNWVKHPGYSWPKLYHDIAILKLATPAILSNRVAVAPIAGPNYIVADNTTVTAAGWGVLEHDGEPSVILQQVDVKKVNHDICRANYAELQALLGEHEVPDVTSEMVCAGILGVGGKDACQGDSGGPLLHQGVIIGVTSWGHECAHPKYPGVYVNVPSYTNWIVENAEN